The genome window CTGCTCGGGCTGGGCTCTGGCGGCTCTAGCAGGGCCCGCAGGTGTCCCAGAGCTTCTTGCTGTAGCGGGGCAAGGCGCAAGGGCTGCAGGCGGGAGCAGCGTAGGCTCTGCCAAAGGTGCACAGGCCCCCCGAGGCCTGGGTGGCGCCGGCGCCGTAGAGGCcgcccagccccagggagccgCCAAAGGCCGGGGCTCCGGAGGAGCCCACCACGGCTTgctgggggaaggagctgaggatggggcCGGGGAAGGTGACCACCACGGGCGGCGGCTGGATCAAGGCCGACGAGTCGGGGCACTGGCGGGCGCACAGCTCGTTGCAGCTCTCAGCGATGGGCTGGGGCACGGCCACGCTGCTGCGGGGGGGACACAGGTCCACGCTGGTGCGAGGAGGGCACAGGTCGTAGCAGGACATGTTGGCGTGAGAGAGGAGATGAGGCTGAAAGGCAGAATCGGGACAAGCAGCGGTTACAAGCAGGGcagccaagggcagctcccGCAGCAGCAGCGCCCCGTTCCCTGAGCGGCCAAAGCCCCCCAGCCTTGCCCAGCCTGCCCGGCCCTGGCCCCgtgccctgcagccccctgaGAGCC of Poecile atricapillus isolate bPoeAtr1 chromosome 33, bPoeAtr1.hap1, whole genome shotgun sequence contains these proteins:
- the LOC131590435 gene encoding scale keratin-like — encoded protein: MSCYDLCPPRTSVDLCPPRSSVAVPQPIAESCNELCARQCPDSSALIQPPPVVVTFPGPILSSFPQQAVVGSSGAPAFGGSLGLGGLYGAGATQASGGLCTFGRAYAAPACSPCALPRYSKKLWDTCGPC